In one window of Myotis daubentonii chromosome 13, mMyoDau2.1, whole genome shotgun sequence DNA:
- the SFXN4 gene encoding sideroflexin-4 isoform X2: MEPNVRFWMTECQSFFQRCLQWTELLDPTNLFISISKIEKSRQLLLTNEDGSIHDLQDKRATVHPDSSKLIPSFFRPAALLPFTAPMVFLSLVPVKSLKSIVLPQLSFCTYSTAFNVVNGNASYNRRPYESILLGTGVIASTAFFGLFPRLLLMKSAVKNVFLRETLAAAILTQVSAMNLAASRSFEPIRGIEVMDKEGNVVGYSRKAGTKAVSDTATSRVVLFGTSAFIPEVFSHFFKKTPLFVRYPQSLWTLKLSCTILVMGLMVPVSFSMFPQIQRIQCSKLEQEIQSATEETELFYNRGV, translated from the exons ATGGAGCCCAACGTGCGCTTCTGGATGACCGAATGCCAA TCCTTTTTTCAGAGATGTCTTCAGTGGACAGAATTATTGGATCCTACAAATTTGTTCATTTCCATT agcAAAATAGAGAAGTCCAGGCAACTATTGTTAACAAATGAAGATGGATCTATTCATGACTTGCAGGACAAAAGG GCAACAGTGCATCCTGACAGCAGCAAACTGATCCCCAGTTTTTTCCGACCTGCAG CTCTCCTGCCTTTCACGGCGCCCATG GTATTTCTGTCGCTGGTGCCAGTGAAAAGCCTAAAGTCTATCGTTTTACCTCAG TTGTCTTTCTGTACCTACAGTACAGCGTTCAACGTCGTCAATGGAAACGCAAGTTAC AATCGTCGCCCATACGAGAGTATATTACTAGGGACAGGAGTGATTGCTTCTACAGCCTTTTTTGGA TTATTCCCTCGTTTGCTCCTCATGAAGAGTGCCGTGAAAAACGTTTTCCTAAGGGAGACCTTGGCTGCCGCCATTCTCA CCCAGGTCAGTGCAATGAATCTTGCCGCATCCCGAAGTTTTGAGCCCATACGAGGGATTGAGGTCATGGACAAGGAAGGCAATGTCGTAGGCTATTCCAGAAAAGCTGGGACGAAG GCCGTCAGCGATACCGCAACGTCCAGAGTCGTGCTGTTCGGGACCTCGGCTTTTATTCCGGAAGTCTTCtcgcatttttttaaaaa GACCCCGTTATTCGTGCGATACCCCCAGTCCTTGTGGACCCTAAAGCTGTCTTGTACCATCTTGGTAATGGGCCTGATGGTGCCAGTTTCTTTCAGCATGTTCCCGCAAATACAACGG
- the PRDX3 gene encoding thioredoxin-dependent peroxide reductase, mitochondrial, which translates to MAVAVGRLLRATVARHASAIPRGISASAALRPAASRRTGLTNVLWPASSQAKLAFSTSSSYRAPAVTQHAPYFKGTAVVNGEFKELSLDDFKGKYLVLFFYPLDFTFVCPTEIIAFSDKANEFRDVNCDVVAVSVDSHFSHLAWINTPRKNGGLGHMNIPLLSDLTKQISRDYGVLLEGPGLALRGLFIIDPNGVIKHLSVNDLPVGRSVEETLRLVKAFQFVEVHGEVCPANWTPNSPTIKPHPTASKEYFEKVNQ; encoded by the exons ATGGCGGTCGCAGTGGGAAGGTTGCTCCGGGCCACG GTTGCCCGACATGCGAGTGCCATTCCTCGGGGCATCTCTGCCTCTGCAGCCCTTAGGCCTGCTGCTTCTCGAAGGACAGGCTTGACCAATGTATTATGGCCTGCTTCCAGTCAAGCAAAACTTGCCTTCAGCACCA GTTCCTCGTATCGCGCTCCTGCCGTCACCCAGCACGCGCCCTATTTTAAAGGCACAGCCGTGGTCAATGGAGAGTTCAAAGAACTAAGCCTTGATGACTTTAAGGGGAAATATTTGGTGCTCTTCTTCTATCCTCTGGATTT CACCTTTGTGTGTCCCACAGAAATCATTGCTTTCAGTGACAAAGCCAATGAGTTCCGCGATGTGAACTGTGACGTTGTCGCCGTTTCTGTGGACTCCCACTTCAGCCATCTCGCCTGGATCAACACCCCGAGGAAG AATGGCGGTTTGGGCCACATGAACATCCCACTGTTGTCAGATTTGACTAAGCAGATTTCCCGAGACTACGGTGTGCTGTTAGAAGGTCCTGGTCTTGCACTAAG AGGTCTCTTCATCATTGACCCCAATGGAGTCATCAAGCATCTGAGTGTCAATGATCTCCCGGTGGGCCGAAGCGTGGAAGAGACCCTCCGCCTGGTGAAAGCATTCCAGTTTGTGGAAGTCCATGGAGAAGTCTGCCCAGCAAATTGGACCCCAAATTCTCCTACG ATCAAGCCGCATCCAACTGCTTCCAAAGAATACTTTGAGAAGGTAAATCAGTAG
- the SFXN4 gene encoding sideroflexin-4 isoform X1: MEPNVRFWMTECQSFFQRCLQWTELLDPTNLFISISKIEKSRQLLLTNEDGSIHDLQDKRIQEAWKRSLATVHPDSSKLIPSFFRPAALLPFTAPMVFLSLVPVKSLKSIVLPQLSFCTYSTAFNVVNGNASYNRRPYESILLGTGVIASTAFFGLFPRLLLMKSAVKNVFLRETLAAAILTQVSAMNLAASRSFEPIRGIEVMDKEGNVVGYSRKAGTKAVSDTATSRVVLFGTSAFIPEVFSHFFKKTPLFVRYPQSLWTLKLSCTILVMGLMVPVSFSMFPQIQRIQCSKLEQEIQSATEETELFYNRGV; this comes from the exons ATGGAGCCCAACGTGCGCTTCTGGATGACCGAATGCCAA TCCTTTTTTCAGAGATGTCTTCAGTGGACAGAATTATTGGATCCTACAAATTTGTTCATTTCCATT agcAAAATAGAGAAGTCCAGGCAACTATTGTTAACAAATGAAGATGGATCTATTCATGACTTGCAGGACAAAAGG atcCAAGAAGCTTGGAAGAGAAGTCTC GCAACAGTGCATCCTGACAGCAGCAAACTGATCCCCAGTTTTTTCCGACCTGCAG CTCTCCTGCCTTTCACGGCGCCCATG GTATTTCTGTCGCTGGTGCCAGTGAAAAGCCTAAAGTCTATCGTTTTACCTCAG TTGTCTTTCTGTACCTACAGTACAGCGTTCAACGTCGTCAATGGAAACGCAAGTTAC AATCGTCGCCCATACGAGAGTATATTACTAGGGACAGGAGTGATTGCTTCTACAGCCTTTTTTGGA TTATTCCCTCGTTTGCTCCTCATGAAGAGTGCCGTGAAAAACGTTTTCCTAAGGGAGACCTTGGCTGCCGCCATTCTCA CCCAGGTCAGTGCAATGAATCTTGCCGCATCCCGAAGTTTTGAGCCCATACGAGGGATTGAGGTCATGGACAAGGAAGGCAATGTCGTAGGCTATTCCAGAAAAGCTGGGACGAAG GCCGTCAGCGATACCGCAACGTCCAGAGTCGTGCTGTTCGGGACCTCGGCTTTTATTCCGGAAGTCTTCtcgcatttttttaaaaa GACCCCGTTATTCGTGCGATACCCCCAGTCCTTGTGGACCCTAAAGCTGTCTTGTACCATCTTGGTAATGGGCCTGATGGTGCCAGTTTCTTTCAGCATGTTCCCGCAAATACAACGG